A genomic stretch from Candidatus Methanomassiliicoccus intestinalis Issoire-Mx1 includes:
- a CDS encoding InlB B-repeat-containing protein gives MNASSALLFVVLLSSCISPLADSADGGDLPDAPADISVNSQYVYVPDISNEKHPMHILDRIVLKNLKTGEISSSLSYSGPEWLKIAVETEYEYSKWDPTVINEVLKGVSFSGTCVNPGIYNPKLTLTALNGTFVREWQWSIDVSVTGEESMAVTFYSMQGGDSLSYTLTSPFSLTFPSSDVFSRDGYKLSGWGGGLYECSQIVQLDYKPEGYSFYAHWVKSEDVPDADGSHVVTFNYGNEVKNVTVKDGDPVSRPLEPVRNGMAVKGWYTSPSGGSEWNFNNPVAADTILYAVWAPHFNMEKKGQDVTISINSIHWNGYQHQICWDINSELESIGYSTVKSHHYDSGNHTITVISVKGDHTVSSKITFDVKAAEIQDDAEKYDTFTLAAIGIALAVSVGCIAFPFLGILSLILMLAAILIYIFILIFSGAI, from the coding sequence ATGAATGCATCCTCTGCATTACTTTTTGTAGTGCTCCTGTCTTCATGCATATCCCCTCTGGCAGATTCTGCGGACGGGGGAGATCTGCCGGATGCACCAGCAGATATTTCTGTAAATAGTCAGTATGTGTATGTTCCAGACATATCAAATGAAAAACATCCAATGCACATATTGGATAGAATTGTACTTAAAAATCTAAAGACCGGAGAAATCTCATCTTCGCTATCATATTCTGGTCCAGAATGGCTGAAGATTGCTGTAGAAACAGAATACGAGTACTCTAAGTGGGATCCTACAGTTATCAATGAAGTCTTGAAGGGTGTAAGTTTCAGCGGTACATGCGTAAACCCTGGCATATATAACCCAAAGCTCACGCTTACTGCACTGAACGGAACATTTGTGAGAGAATGGCAGTGGAGTATTGATGTTTCAGTTACTGGAGAAGAATCAATGGCAGTAACATTTTATTCCATGCAGGGAGGAGACTCCCTCTCCTATACCCTGACATCTCCATTCTCATTGACTTTTCCATCGTCTGATGTATTTTCAAGGGATGGTTATAAGCTTTCAGGATGGGGAGGAGGATTGTATGAATGCAGCCAGATAGTGCAGTTGGACTATAAACCGGAAGGCTACAGTTTCTACGCCCACTGGGTGAAGAGTGAAGACGTTCCAGATGCAGACGGCAGTCATGTTGTTACATTTAATTATGGAAATGAAGTTAAAAATGTAACCGTAAAAGACGGTGATCCAGTCAGCAGACCTTTAGAACCAGTCCGCAATGGGATGGCAGTTAAAGGCTGGTACACTTCACCGTCAGGAGGCAGCGAATGGAATTTTAACAATCCAGTTGCTGCAGACACAATCCTGTATGCAGTCTGGGCTCCGCACTTCAACATGGAAAAGAAAGGGCAGGATGTCACTATCTCAATTAATTCCATCCACTGGAACGGATATCAGCACCAGATATGCTGGGACATCAATTCAGAACTGGAATCAATTGGATATTCTACAGTTAAATCCCACCATTATGACAGCGGAAATCACACCATTACAGTAATTTCTGTTAAAGGAGATCATACAGTCTCTTCAAAAATTACCTTTGATGTGAAAGCAGCGGAAATACAAGATGATGCGGAAAAATATGACACATTTACCTTGGCAGCTATAGGCAT